In Dermacentor silvarum isolate Dsil-2018 chromosome 2, BIME_Dsil_1.4, whole genome shotgun sequence, the following proteins share a genomic window:
- the LOC119440164 gene encoding legumain-like, with protein sequence MLSSASLFATLFSLTLVVAVASDTARSQEANGANEAKLWALLVCGSDGYNNYRHQADICHAYQVLHNHGIPDEHIVVMMKDDIANNSLNPTPGVIINYPNGPDVYRGVPKDYTGDLVTPSNFLDVLQGKKVKGGSGKVIASGPNDHIFINFVDHGAPGLLMFPDKVLHARQLVSAIIEMHEQKKFDKMVLYVEACKSGSIFDGLLPANVSIYATTAANPFENSQACYLDMGRHTYLGDCYSLLWMGDSERADLRKRTVVDQFEFVRNVTSTSHIMQYGDFSVARLLLSQFQGNKRHKPVVHAAALSDPVYSYDVPVVILEKKLAKASDNATKDSLKRELERTVRNRSFLKSTITEIAKLASGGSAEHTTTILGSQLPLRNFDCYEKAVQCFSYRCFKLSKNTYALEYLYVLVNMCELGYDVSNITQALEIVCTYPTFHGIV encoded by the coding sequence ATGCTCAGTAGTGCATCGTTGTTCGCTACATTATTCTCATTGACATTGGTGGTTGCCGTGGCTTCAGATACAGCAAGGTCACAAGAGGCTAATGGCGCCAATGAGGCCAAATTGTGGGCCCTCCTTGTCTGCGGTTCTGATGGTTACAACAACTACCGCCACCAAGCGGACATCTGCCACGCCTACCAAGTGCTGCACAACCACGGCATCCCCGATGAACACATTGTGGTCATGATGAAAGATGACATTGCTAACAACAGCTTGAATCCTACTCCTGGGGTGATTATTAACTACCCAAACGGCCCAGACGTATACCGTGGAGTTCCGAAGGACTACACAGGGGACCTTGTAACTCCTTCAAACTTTCTAGACGTTCTTCAAGGCAAGAAAGTAAAAGGAGGAAGTGGAAAGGTTATTGCCAGTGGGCCCAACGATcacattttcattaattttgtgGACCATGGTGCACCAGGTTTGCTCATGTTTCCTGACAAAGTACTGCATGCCAGGCAGCTCGTCAGTGCAATCATTGAAATGCACGAACAAAAAAAGTTTGACAAAATGGTTTTATACGTCGAAGCCTGCAAGTCAGGCTCCATCTTTGATGGCTTGCTGCCTGCCAACGTCAGCATCTATGCCACAACAGCAGCGAATCCTTTTGAAAATTCTCAAGCCTGCTATTTAGACATGGGGAGGCACACGTATCTGGGCGACTGCTACAGCCTGCTTTGGATGGGAGACTCGGAAAGGGCCGATCTACGCAAAAGGACAGTGGTAGATCAGTTTGAGTTCGTAAGGAATGTAACGAGTACAAGCCACATCATGCAGTATGGCGACTTTAGTGTTGCAAGACTCCTTCTGAGCCAATTTCAGGGAAACAAGCGGCATAAGCCTGTCGTACACGCCGCGGCTCTCAGCGATCCAGTCTATAGCTACGATGTCCCCGTTGTCATTCTTGAGAAGAAACTAGCGAAGGCTTCCGACAACGCAACCAAGGATTCATTGAAGCGTGAACTGGAACGAACAGTACGTAATAGGTCGTTTCTGAAAAGCACCATCACAGAAATTGCCAAGTTAGCTTCCGGAGGAAGTGCGGAGCATACAACCACTATTCTAGGTTCACAACTACCTCTCAGAAACTTCGACTGCTATGAGAAGGCGGTGCAATGCTTCAGTTATAGGTGCTTCAAACTTTCCAAGAACACTTACGCTCTGGAGTACCTCTACGTCTTGGTAAACATGTGTGAATTGGGATACGACGTCAGTAACATCACTCAAGCATTGGAGATTGTATGCACTTACCCAACGTTTCACGGAATTGTGTAG